From Loxodonta africana isolate mLoxAfr1 chromosome 2, mLoxAfr1.hap2, whole genome shotgun sequence, the proteins below share one genomic window:
- the NDUFV3 gene encoding NADH dehydrogenase [ubiquinone] flavoprotein 3, mitochondrial isoform X2, with protein MAPPLLLRQGLAGALKTGLQAGLLRGLASTIPLSAESGKSEKGLPPNPKKQSKPKQTEQAAAPASPSDTTTYKNLQHHDYNAYTFIDLNLELSKFRMPQPSSGRESPRH; from the exons ATGGCTCCCCCTCTTCTGCTGCGGCAAGGACTGGCTGGGGCGCTGAAG ACTGGGCTCCAAGCAGGGTTGCTTCGAGGACTTGCTTCTACGATTCCTCTGTCTGCAGAATCGGGAAAGAGTGAAAAGGGCCTGCCACCAAATCCCAAGAAGCAGAGTAAACCAAAAC AGACTGAGCAAGCAGCAGCACCTGCCAGCCCGTCTGACACCACCACCTACAAGAACCTCCAGCACCACGACTACAATGCGTACACCTTCATAGATCTGAACCTAGAGCTGTCGAAATTCAGAATGCCTCAGCCTTCATCAGGACGGGAGTCACCACGACACTGA
- the NDUFV3 gene encoding NADH dehydrogenase [ubiquinone] flavoprotein 3, mitochondrial isoform X1 translates to MAPPLLLRQGLAGALKTGLQAGLLRGLASTIPLSAESGKSEKGLPPNPKKQSKPKHVVEPKARGKLLASHPAAGLSKKPSPPSSYPSVVNKGDMVASPDPDDLTLLTDDGGPRFLARKTLVEFPQKVASPFRKQASDLGTQQGRRTAAEDSSSSSSSSSDSDSESEEEEDVSEVGPRVASKAQGKFPKSKASFEDRTPKIVIAAKEETWSQTPHTDSTYPEKPRQPEKKTAPQAEVGEGVMKQYVKEKQSQKVFRVNEMDKKSQKPGELKHSLPDHTDSGSSVPPSPVLMPLAEETGAERQLHAAPPETRGKNMEEEQVPEPKGQEASPYSRKEDLRKQVAVGNMKAAPQTKEVVLEDRVPVGSVRTVPAQNQDVSSEKIPALTLEEKGEISQDSATQLEDPDNIQETEQAAAPASPSDTTTYKNLQHHDYNAYTFIDLNLELSKFRMPQPSSGRESPRH, encoded by the exons ATGGCTCCCCCTCTTCTGCTGCGGCAAGGACTGGCTGGGGCGCTGAAG ACTGGGCTCCAAGCAGGGTTGCTTCGAGGACTTGCTTCTACGATTCCTCTGTCTGCAGAATCGGGAAAGAGTGAAAAGGGCCTGCCACCAAATCCCAAGAAGCAGAGTAAACCAAAAC ATGTAGTGGAACCAAAGGCGAGGGGCAAGCTCCTAGCCTCCCACCCAGCAGCTGGACTGTCTAAAAAGCCCTCTCCACCCAGTTCTTACCCGTCAGTTGTGAATAAAGGCGACATGGTAGCTAGTCCTGACCCTGATGACCTCACACTGCTCACAGATGACGGGGGGCCGAGATTTCTGGCAAGGAAGACTTTGGTAGAGTTTCCTCAGAAAGTTGCTTCTCCATTCAGAAAGCAGGCTTCTGATTTAGGAACTCAGCAGGGACGCAGGACAGCGGCTGAGGATTCGTCTTCGTCTTCATCTTCGTCCAGCGACTCTGATTCAGAGTCTGAGGAAGAGGAGGATGTCTCAGAAGTTGGTCCTCGAGTGGCAAGCAAAGCCCAAGGAAAGTTTCCAAAATCCAAGGCTTCCTTTGAAGACAGAACCCCCAAAATTGTGATAGCGGCTAAAGAGGAGACCTGGTCCCAGACGCCACATACGGACAGCACATATCCAGAGAAACCCCGTCAGCCAGAGAAGAAAACAGCGCCCCAGGCAGAAGTGGGTGAAGGTGTTATGAAGCAATATGTTAAAGAAAAACAATCGCAAAAAGTATTTAGAGTGAATGAAATGgataaaaaaagccaaaaaccaggCGAACtgaaacacagcttacctgaccACACAGATTCGGGATCATCTGTACCACCAAGCCCAGTGCTGATGCCACTGGCAGAAGAAACAGGGGCAGAAAGACAGCTGCACGCAGCACCTCCTGAGACCAGGGGAAAAAACATGGAGGAGGAGCAAGTGCCAGAACCGAAAGGGCAGGAGGCTTCTCCCTACTCCAGAAAAGAGGATTTGAGGAAGCAGGTGGCTGTAGGGAACATGAAGGCAGCTCCTCAGACTAAAGAAGTAGTTTTGGAAGATCGGGTACCTGTAGGAAGTGTGAGGACGGTTCCTGCTCAGAACCAAGACGTTTCCAGTGAAAAGATCCCAGCACTAACCCTTGAGGAAAAGGGCGAAATAAGTCAAGACTCCGCAACTCAACTGGAAGACCCAGACAACATACAGG AGACTGAGCAAGCAGCAGCACCTGCCAGCCCGTCTGACACCACCACCTACAAGAACCTCCAGCACCACGACTACAATGCGTACACCTTCATAGATCTGAACCTAGAGCTGTCGAAATTCAGAATGCCTCAGCCTTCATCAGGACGGGAGTCACCACGACACTGA